A single genomic interval of Psychroserpens sp. NJDZ02 harbors:
- a CDS encoding nucleoid-associated protein produces MITRKLATISKFIIHKVGNKHNDTKNAFSEKEVHFDEESYELMLPFLLRPFGSVVQSYRFNHHANVELNEINSYSKQIFNDDDAFVEMSKNIVKHLFEQSNSAQIKTGDVLVAVFEGIEYKEMVTNAIGIFKIENKTNFFQTFLEDSSYDVLVQKGISSKKVDKGCLILNQTDMEGNIILTVDNNSYDAQYWLDRFLNIKYADDMNNHTHNYLDMCSEFSTEILKTSFGEQERNIFLAKTIDYFKENEIINVERFKEEVFTEENQIQLFEDFKKEYEGEQNILLRNQFDLAEAVVKKDKKKIKTDIKLDTNIQIKLDIDSPDAAQEYLERGYDEEKKMHYYKVFFNAEA; encoded by the coding sequence ATGATTACACGCAAACTCGCTACCATTTCAAAATTTATAATTCACAAGGTTGGTAACAAACATAATGACACCAAAAATGCTTTTTCTGAAAAAGAAGTTCATTTTGACGAAGAGAGTTATGAGCTTATGTTGCCTTTTTTACTAAGGCCATTTGGAAGCGTTGTACAAAGTTACCGATTTAACCACCACGCCAATGTGGAGCTTAACGAGATTAACTCTTACAGTAAACAAATCTTTAATGACGATGATGCTTTTGTCGAGATGTCTAAAAATATAGTTAAGCATTTATTTGAACAAAGTAATTCTGCTCAAATAAAAACTGGAGATGTTTTGGTTGCTGTTTTTGAAGGTATTGAATACAAAGAAATGGTTACTAATGCTATTGGAATATTTAAAATTGAGAATAAAACCAACTTCTTTCAAACCTTTTTAGAAGATAGCAGTTATGATGTTTTAGTTCAAAAAGGAATTTCGTCTAAAAAAGTTGATAAAGGGTGTTTGATTTTAAATCAAACAGACATGGAAGGTAATATTATTTTGACTGTCGATAATAACAGTTATGATGCACAATACTGGTTAGATCGTTTTCTAAACATCAAATATGCTGATGACATGAATAATCACACACATAACTACTTGGATATGTGTAGTGAATTTTCTACTGAGATTTTAAAAACAAGTTTTGGAGAACAAGAACGAAATATTTTTTTAGCAAAAACAATCGATTACTTTAAGGAGAACGAAATCATAAACGTTGAGCGCTTTAAAGAAGAAGTCTTTACTGAAGAAAACCAAATACAGTTATTTGAAGATTTCAAAAAAGAATACGAAGGAGAACAAAATATATTATTAAGAAATCAATTTGATCTTGCTGAAGCAGTAGTTAAGAAGGATAAAAAGAAAATCAAAACAGACATTAAATTGGATACTAACATCCAAATTAAATTAGATATAGACTCTCCAGATGCTGCGCAAGAATATT
- a CDS encoding ribonuclease HII, with protein sequence MKHIWYSLLLILLIFSCQPSSKKNTIEDFIYSDSEFVLTINNLENFKSNTSNNHFIKTLSNSAAYKNLTKKLDFLNKIDSQQRIYINLLKDKKDSLQYSFATKLNDSIFNPDSLKTKRESIQLKGVTAEKLTIDNQIIYVTKQAGVLVGSNNTSHLEVLFNNKTKNDLVKKIIATQDENSAFSVFTNNTTLKSIFKNEALTFKKFTEHLTFDTEVSQNNLILSGITKAKDSTSLINVFKNTLPQDNQLAQIAPSNSDGFLSITFNDYNTFKNNLNRFNKVDSTAINTTLFNNIIEFGEIYSDSTSAVVLNSIDLIGTQETLLSEQEKTKTFRGVTIYNFSKPALFLDALKPFITLKKATKYCIINQFLIFASNTETLENIIVNHQNQTTLSDRSYYKEVKKGLSSQSSILQVLNPTSLKQLVNTNLNTTSDLNFDNYKSSALQFIYDTNFAHFNAIIKQSKATVYDNSITELFNIKLDNDVLNNPQFVKSHLTKQQNIIVQDITNKLYLITNDGKILWKKQLKGPVLGEIKQIDMYKNGRLQLAFVTPTRLYVLDRNGNEVKPFPMSFSDKITQPLSVFDYDKRKNYRLFVTQGKNVLLYDGRGQKVKGFNFKAAKEPLNTQPQHLRINNKDYVIFKTDTKLYILDRRGKTRVSPKTDLNFSNQPVSNYNLDFITTTADGKIATITQKGIVSIANSNLTENNTITSTTKTLLSQSNNLLNIKDHTLELDFGSYTPAKLFFINDKIYISTTDKQTQKVLLYDSNAKLQNNFPVYGTSAIDLDNIDNDSKLEFVTKGERNSILVYKIN encoded by the coding sequence ATGAAACATATTTGGTACAGTCTCCTTTTAATTTTACTGATTTTTTCTTGTCAACCGTCTTCAAAAAAAAATACGATTGAAGACTTTATTTATAGCGACTCAGAGTTTGTGTTAACCATCAATAACCTAGAAAACTTTAAAAGCAACACGAGTAACAATCATTTTATTAAAACGCTATCAAATTCCGCTGCCTATAAAAACTTGACTAAAAAGCTTGACTTTTTAAACAAAATAGATAGTCAACAACGTATTTATATAAATTTACTTAAAGACAAAAAAGATAGTTTACAATATAGTTTTGCAACAAAATTAAACGATTCGATTTTTAATCCAGACAGTCTCAAAACTAAAAGGGAGTCCATACAATTAAAAGGAGTTACTGCTGAAAAACTAACCATTGACAATCAAATTATATATGTTACAAAGCAAGCAGGTGTTTTAGTAGGCTCTAATAACACTTCTCATTTAGAAGTTTTGTTTAATAATAAAACGAAAAATGATTTAGTTAAAAAAATAATAGCCACACAGGATGAAAACTCCGCATTTTCTGTATTTACCAACAATACTACTTTAAAATCAATTTTCAAAAATGAAGCTCTTACTTTTAAAAAATTCACTGAACATTTAACCTTTGACACTGAGGTTAGTCAAAACAACTTGATATTAAGCGGAATTACTAAAGCAAAAGATAGCACTAGCTTAATTAACGTATTTAAAAACACCCTCCCTCAAGACAATCAGTTAGCACAAATCGCACCTTCTAATAGTGATGGTTTTTTAAGTATTACTTTTAACGATTATAACACTTTTAAAAATAACCTAAATCGTTTTAACAAAGTAGACAGTACAGCAATAAACACAACTTTATTTAATAATATTATTGAGTTTGGCGAAATATATAGTGACTCTACAAGCGCTGTTGTATTAAATTCTATAGATCTAATTGGCACACAAGAAACGCTACTTAGCGAACAAGAGAAAACTAAAACTTTTAGAGGTGTCACTATCTATAATTTCTCTAAACCAGCCTTGTTTTTAGATGCCTTAAAACCTTTTATTACACTAAAAAAAGCAACTAAATATTGTATTATCAATCAGTTTTTGATTTTTGCATCTAATACCGAAACGTTAGAAAACATAATAGTTAACCACCAAAATCAAACGACTCTAAGTGACCGCTCATACTATAAAGAGGTCAAGAAAGGATTAAGTAGTCAATCTTCAATATTACAAGTCCTAAATCCAACAAGCTTGAAACAGTTGGTTAATACTAATTTAAATACTACTTCCGACTTAAATTTTGATAATTACAAATCATCTGCATTACAATTTATTTACGATACCAACTTTGCTCATTTTAATGCTATAATTAAACAAAGCAAAGCAACTGTTTATGACAATTCTATCACCGAATTGTTTAATATCAAACTAGACAACGATGTACTTAACAATCCACAATTTGTAAAAAGTCACCTTACTAAACAACAAAATATCATTGTACAAGATATTACCAACAAGTTATATTTAATTACCAATGATGGTAAAATACTTTGGAAAAAACAATTAAAAGGCCCAGTACTAGGTGAAATTAAGCAAATTGACATGTATAAAAATGGGCGTTTACAATTGGCTTTTGTAACACCTACACGTCTTTATGTTTTGGACAGAAACGGGAATGAAGTCAAACCTTTTCCTATGTCGTTTTCTGATAAAATTACACAACCGTTATCTGTTTTTGATTATGATAAAAGAAAAAATTATCGTCTGTTTGTCACTCAAGGTAAAAACGTATTATTATATGATGGAAGAGGACAAAAAGTAAAAGGCTTTAATTTTAAAGCAGCAAAGGAACCACTAAATACCCAACCACAGCACCTTAGAATTAATAACAAAGATTACGTTATTTTTAAAACGGACACCAAATTATATATTTTAGACCGACGTGGAAAAACAAGAGTGAGCCCTAAAACAGATTTAAATTTCTCGAATCAACCCGTTTCAAATTATAATTTAGATTTTATAACAACAACAGCTGATGGTAAAATAGCGACCATTACTCAAAAAGGTATAGTTTCTATTGCTAATTCTAATTTGACTGAGAATAACACCATCACCTCTACGACTAAAACGTTGCTTTCTCAAAGTAATAACCTATTAAATATAAAAGACCATACGCTAGAACTAGATTTTGGAAGTTATACGCCTGCAAAGTTATTTTTTATAAATGACAAAATATACATTTCTACCACAGATAAACAAACACAAAAGGTTTTACTATATGATAGCAATGCCAAATTGCAAAACAACTTTCCTGTTTATGGTACTTCTGCTATTGATCTAGACAATATTGACAACGACTCTAAACTAGAATTTGTGACCAAGGGAGAACGTAACTCTATTCTTGTTTACAAAATAAACTAA
- a CDS encoding ribonuclease HII codes for MLKLKYSKHKLECGTDEAGRGCLAGPVTAAAVILKPNFKNAILNDSKQISEKKRDLLRPIIEKQALCYGFSHIYEDTIDDINILNASILAMHKAIDAMPKSPDFIIVDGNKFKPYDDIPFETIIKGDAKYMSIAAASVLAKTYRDEYMNIIHEEFPMYNWKQNKGYPTKQHRDAIRKYGATKYHRKSFRLLPEQLKFEL; via the coding sequence ATGCTTAAATTAAAATATTCCAAACACAAATTAGAATGTGGTACCGACGAAGCTGGACGTGGTTGTCTTGCTGGCCCTGTAACTGCTGCAGCAGTAATTTTAAAACCAAACTTTAAAAATGCCATATTAAATGACTCGAAACAAATAAGCGAAAAAAAACGTGACTTATTACGGCCTATTATAGAGAAGCAAGCCCTCTGTTATGGTTTTAGTCATATCTATGAAGATACTATTGATGACATAAACATTTTAAATGCCTCTATTTTAGCTATGCACAAAGCCATTGATGCTATGCCTAAATCACCTGACTTTATTATTGTTGATGGTAATAAGTTTAAACCTTATGACGACATCCCTTTTGAAACAATTATAAAAGGAGATGCTAAATATATGAGCATTGCTGCAGCATCTGTTTTAGCAAAAACATATCGGGATGAATACATGAATATAATCCATGAAGAATTCCCGATGTATAACTGGAAACAAAATAAAGGGTACCCAACTAAACAACATAGAGATGCTATCAGAAAATATGGTGCCACAAAATACCATAGAAAATCCTTTAGACTATTACCAGAACAATTGAAATTTGAACTGTAA
- a CDS encoding putative porin: MKKIIFSFLLFAFVSIAYAQKPTLKKSFNSDSGVESNSSSRQDSTKSKKTNTKKNDKQKALISDYLIISSTRDTTYVDTTLTINKEYKYNYLRRDNFGLMPFANVGQTYNSLTYDFGNTNQLPEFGASAKHFNYLKADDVNYYHAPTPLTELFFKTAFTQGQQLDAFFTTNTSRQFNLSIGYKGLRSLGFYQNSLSSTGNLRITSSYKTKNKRYVLNTHFTSQDIFNQENGGLKDTNIAFFESGDPDFDDRGVLEVNFENAENLLLGKRFYLNHSYDLVQPKDSVSSNKIQLAHIMTLEDKIYTYDQTTANTDYFGDSFQASNIKDRTELEQFTNQLQLNYSNSIIGNVQFNATHNNYNYGYDKRVILNNITIPNRLKGDILSVGAKYNKEYKGFNLKGQAGLNVSGDFDGNYISATGAYQINKDLKISASINHNSVAPNFNTLLFQSSYKNYNWSNQFNNIQTQQLIFNVQSNKYANLTLDLSTINDFVYFAKDADGGVKAFQNSNPITYLKAKLQKEIRYKNFALDNTVLYQNVKDDSNSLNVPQIVTRNTLYYSNHIFKKAMFLQTGVIFNYFSAYNMDGYDPLIAEFYTQNDQELGAFPRLDFFVNAKIRQTRIYLKAEHFNALFSDPTYYSAPNQPFRDFTIRFGLVWNFFL; encoded by the coding sequence ATGAAAAAAATAATTTTCTCTTTCCTTTTATTCGCTTTCGTAAGTATAGCTTATGCGCAAAAGCCTACACTAAAAAAATCTTTTAATTCAGATTCAGGGGTGGAAAGCAATTCGTCTTCTCGACAAGACAGTACAAAGTCTAAAAAAACAAACACAAAAAAGAACGACAAGCAAAAAGCACTTATCTCAGACTATTTGATAATTTCATCTACTAGAGACACAACATATGTAGATACAACGTTAACTATTAATAAGGAATATAAATACAATTATTTAAGACGAGATAATTTTGGACTTATGCCATTTGCTAATGTTGGACAAACTTATAATAGTCTAACCTATGATTTTGGAAATACAAATCAGCTCCCTGAATTCGGAGCTAGTGCCAAACATTTTAATTATTTAAAAGCGGACGATGTTAATTATTATCATGCGCCAACACCGCTAACGGAGTTGTTTTTCAAAACAGCATTTACACAAGGTCAGCAATTAGACGCCTTTTTTACAACAAATACATCTAGACAATTCAACTTATCTATAGGTTATAAAGGCTTGCGATCATTGGGGTTCTATCAAAATTCATTAAGTAGTACCGGAAACTTAAGGATTACTTCTAGCTATAAGACAAAAAACAAACGCTACGTTTTAAATACACATTTTACATCTCAAGACATCTTTAATCAGGAAAACGGAGGCTTAAAAGATACTAATATAGCCTTCTTTGAGTCTGGTGATCCTGATTTTGATGACAGAGGAGTGTTAGAAGTTAATTTTGAAAATGCCGAAAATCTATTACTAGGTAAGCGTTTCTATTTAAATCATAGTTATGACCTTGTGCAACCTAAAGATTCTGTTAGTTCAAATAAAATTCAACTAGCGCATATTATGACGTTGGAAGATAAAATTTACACCTACGATCAAACTACGGCTAACACGGATTATTTCGGAGATTCTTTTCAAGCTAGTAATATTAAGGATAGGACAGAATTAGAGCAATTTACCAACCAGTTACAATTAAACTATAGTAACTCAATAATAGGTAACGTTCAATTTAATGCCACACATAATAACTATAATTATGGTTATGATAAACGTGTGATTTTAAATAACATTACAATTCCTAATAGATTAAAAGGTGATATACTATCTGTAGGAGCAAAATATAATAAGGAATATAAAGGGTTTAACTTAAAAGGACAAGCTGGATTAAACGTGTCGGGAGATTTTGATGGTAATTATATATCAGCAACAGGAGCCTACCAGATAAATAAAGATTTAAAAATATCCGCAAGCATTAATCATAACTCAGTTGCCCCAAACTTCAATACTTTATTATTTCAAAGTAGTTACAAAAATTATAATTGGAGTAATCAGTTTAACAATATACAGACCCAACAACTAATATTTAATGTGCAATCCAATAAATATGCAAACTTAACATTGGACCTTAGTACAATAAACGATTTTGTTTATTTTGCTAAAGATGCGGATGGTGGAGTAAAAGCGTTTCAAAATAGCAACCCCATTACATATTTAAAAGCTAAACTTCAAAAAGAAATTAGATATAAAAACTTTGCATTAGACAATACTGTATTGTACCAAAATGTAAAAGATGATTCAAACTCATTAAACGTACCACAAATAGTAACCAGAAACACGCTATACTATTCAAATCATATATTTAAAAAAGCAATGTTTTTGCAAACAGGAGTAATATTCAATTATTTCTCAGCATATAACATGGATGGCTATGACCCGTTAATAGCGGAGTTCTATACTCAAAACGATCAAGAGTTAGGGGCGTTCCCAAGATTGGATTTCTTTGTTAATGCCAAAATTAGACAAACCAGAATATATCTAAAGGCAGAGCATTTTAATGCACTCTTTTCAGATCCTACATATTATTCAGCGCCAAACCAGCCATTCCGTGATTTTACAATACGTTTTGGATTAGTTTGGAATTTCTTTTTGTAA
- a CDS encoding UDP-N-acetylmuramoyl-tripeptide--D-alanyl-D-alanine ligase, whose amino-acid sequence MKIDALHKLFLDCTSVSTDTRNVDNNNMFFALSGDNFNGNTFAQDALKKGAKYAIIDDVNFKTSKHTILVENTLKTLQELATYHRAYLGVKIISLTGSNGKTTTKELINVVLSKKYNTTATIGNLNNHIGVPLTLLSMTKDTEIGIVEMGANHKKEIAFLCQIAKPDFGYITNFGKAHLEGFGSIEGVIEGKCELYQYLTTNNKYVFINADDTIQLEKLNSYDKKSGFSQNNSKYLNIELIDAKPFVSFTTQDTPIKSNLIGAYNFTNLCAATMIGNYFNVDLIDIKQAIEGYTPTNNRSQIITRESNTIILDAYNANPSSMEVALQNFSNQNSKNKIAILGDMFELGASASKEHQSIVNLVSTLHINHIILIGENFLKTEINKSTIKQYKSFESFKENYTPIINSSLLIKGSRGMALERVLELL is encoded by the coding sequence ATGAAAATAGATGCTTTACATAAACTTTTTCTAGACTGCACTAGTGTAAGTACAGACACTAGAAACGTAGACAACAACAATATGTTTTTCGCTTTAAGTGGTGATAACTTTAACGGTAATACTTTTGCACAAGATGCTCTCAAAAAAGGAGCCAAATACGCAATTATAGACGATGTAAACTTTAAAACATCAAAGCATACCATTTTAGTGGAAAACACCCTTAAAACACTTCAAGAACTAGCAACATATCACCGCGCGTACTTAGGTGTCAAAATAATCTCACTAACAGGAAGCAATGGAAAGACAACAACTAAAGAATTAATAAATGTTGTACTATCAAAAAAATACAACACCACTGCAACCATCGGTAATTTAAACAACCACATTGGCGTACCACTAACGCTTTTATCAATGACCAAAGACACCGAAATTGGCATTGTAGAAATGGGTGCCAATCACAAGAAAGAAATAGCTTTTTTGTGCCAGATTGCAAAACCCGATTTTGGCTATATCACTAATTTTGGAAAAGCACATTTAGAAGGCTTTGGAAGTATTGAGGGTGTCATTGAAGGTAAGTGCGAATTATATCAATACCTGACCACTAATAATAAGTATGTATTTATAAATGCTGATGACACTATTCAATTAGAAAAACTGAATAGTTATGATAAAAAATCTGGCTTTAGCCAAAACAATTCAAAATACCTTAACATAGAGCTAATAGACGCTAAACCCTTTGTCTCTTTTACAACTCAAGACACGCCAATTAAGTCTAATCTAATAGGTGCATATAATTTTACTAATTTATGTGCAGCAACAATGATTGGCAACTACTTTAATGTTGACCTAATAGATATTAAACAAGCCATTGAAGGTTATACTCCTACCAATAATCGTTCTCAAATAATAACAAGAGAGAGTAACACAATTATATTGGATGCCTATAACGCAAACCCCTCGAGTATGGAAGTTGCATTACAGAACTTTAGTAATCAAAACTCCAAAAACAAAATTGCTATTTTAGGAGACATGTTTGAATTGGGAGCATCGGCTTCTAAAGAGCACCAAAGCATAGTTAACTTGGTCAGTACTTTACATATAAATCATATTATTCTGATAGGAGAAAACTTCCTAAAAACAGAAATAAACAAGAGCACTATAAAACAATATAAATCCTTTGAAAGTTTCAAAGAAAACTACACCCCCATCATCAACAGCTCGCTTTTAATAAAAGGCTCTAGAGGAATGGCTTTAGAAAGGGTCTTAGAACTATTATAA
- the gldJ gene encoding gliding motility lipoprotein GldJ — protein sequence MKKIIVSRLLLTLAVSLTLVGCKRSGSGSNTSRATGWDINSKDGGFQYNTNFKEQETAPGLVFVEGGTFTMGRVQDDVMHDWNNSPNQQHVQSFYMDETEVTNKMYLEYLDWIKRTYPPEEENFRAIYHGVLPDTLVWRNRLGYNEVMTDNYLRHPGYGEYPVVGVSWMQAVEFANWRTDRVNEFYLQQDGYLKEGSQLEATADSNFSTDTYINAPTQTFGGNEEIIKGGNLKPQTNAAGEEINVFASRETGLISPKYRLPTEVEWEYAALGLSEIRSYNVYRGRKKYPWDGQYTRSGKRKIKGDQLANFKQGKGDYGGIAGWSDDGADITAQVKSYAPNDYGLYDMAGNVAEWVADVYRPIVDDEFNDFNYYRGNVYTKNAINDDGTVKIVTTDEIVFDTLPNGNIIARDLPGSIATQPVDEEETYLRTNFDRSDNRNFRDGDTQSSRYYADRFGDEEGDETQDVSTRKMYNAPKHNIEIDSAGNIIREYDKSNKRTSLINDEVRVYKGGSWKDREYWLDPAQRRYYPQNMATDYIGFRCAMSRVGSKSKSKQKSKN from the coding sequence ATGAAAAAAATAATTGTATCAAGGCTATTATTAACTCTAGCAGTTTCGTTGACCTTGGTTGGTTGTAAAAGATCTGGTAGTGGCTCAAATACCTCTAGGGCAACAGGATGGGACATCAATTCTAAAGATGGAGGTTTTCAATACAACACTAATTTTAAAGAGCAAGAAACTGCTCCTGGATTAGTTTTTGTTGAAGGAGGAACTTTTACAATGGGACGTGTACAAGACGATGTTATGCATGATTGGAACAATAGTCCAAATCAGCAACACGTTCAGTCTTTTTACATGGATGAAACTGAAGTTACTAATAAAATGTATCTTGAGTATTTAGACTGGATTAAAAGAACTTACCCGCCAGAAGAAGAAAATTTTAGAGCAATATACCACGGTGTATTACCAGATACTTTAGTTTGGAGAAACCGTTTAGGTTACAACGAAGTAATGACGGACAACTATTTACGTCATCCTGGATATGGAGAATATCCTGTTGTTGGGGTTAGTTGGATGCAAGCAGTTGAGTTTGCTAACTGGAGAACAGACCGTGTAAACGAATTCTACTTACAACAAGATGGTTACCTAAAAGAAGGTAGTCAATTAGAAGCTACTGCAGATTCTAATTTTAGTACAGACACTTACATTAACGCACCAACCCAAACTTTTGGTGGTAATGAAGAAATTATAAAAGGAGGAAACTTAAAGCCTCAAACTAATGCAGCCGGAGAAGAAATTAATGTTTTCGCGTCAAGAGAAACGGGATTAATTTCACCTAAGTATAGACTACCTACGGAAGTAGAATGGGAATATGCAGCTTTAGGATTATCTGAAATCAGAAGTTATAACGTATACAGAGGTCGTAAAAAATACCCATGGGACGGACAATACACTCGTTCTGGTAAACGTAAAATAAAAGGAGATCAACTTGCAAACTTTAAGCAAGGTAAAGGAGATTACGGTGGAATTGCTGGATGGTCTGACGATGGTGCTGATATTACTGCTCAAGTAAAATCTTATGCCCCTAATGATTACGGTCTTTATGATATGGCTGGAAATGTTGCTGAATGGGTTGCTGATGTTTACAGACCTATCGTAGATGATGAGTTTAATGACTTTAACTACTACAGAGGTAACGTATATACAAAAAACGCAATTAACGATGATGGAACAGTAAAAATTGTGACTACTGACGAAATCGTATTTGATACCTTGCCTAATGGAAACATTATAGCTAGAGATTTACCTGGATCGATTGCAACACAACCTGTTGACGAAGAAGAAACTTACTTAAGAACAAACTTTGACAGAAGTGATAACCGTAACTTCAGAGATGGTGACACACAATCTTCTCGTTACTATGCTGATAGATTTGGAGATGAAGAAGGTGATGAAACTCAAGACGTATCAACAAGAAAAATGTATAATGCTCCAAAGCACAACATAGAGATTGATTCTGCTGGTAACATAATCAGAGAGTATGACAAATCTAACAAACGTACTTCTTTAATTAATGACGAAGTAAGAGTTTACAAAGGTGGATCTTGGAAAGATAGAGAGTACTGGTTAGATCCAGCTCAAAGACGTTACTACCCTCAAAACATGGCTACAGACTATATTGGCTTTAGATGTGCAATGTCAAGAGTAGGATCAAAATCAAAAAGTAAACAAAAATCAAAAAACTAA